The following is a genomic window from Micromonospora cathayae.
AACCGGCTGACCGACGGCAGCTGGATCAGCGACGCGTACCTGTGGACCGGCGTGAACGGCCCGGTCAACGGCTGGTGCTGAGACCGGGCACGGGCACGGGACGGCGGGCCGCCGTCGGCCGGGGCACGGGCGGAACCGCGGGCCGCCGGACGGGCCGGGGCACGGTCGGGCCGGCGGGGCACGGACCGGACGGTGGGTCGCCGTCGGTCAGGCCGCGCGCCGGGACGTGGGGTCGGTGTCCGGCAGGCCGGCGTACCGGCCCCGGTGGTAGAGCAGCGGTGAGCCCACGTCGGCGTGCCGGAGCAGCTCCGGTTCGGCCAGCACGATGGCGTGGTCGCCGACCGCCACCCGGTCCACCACCCGGCAGACCAGCCAGGCCAGGGTGTCGTCGAGGATCGGCACCCCCTCCGGACCGGTCCGCCACCCGGTGGGCGCGGCGAACCGGTCCAGGCCGCTGGTGGCGAAGGTCCGGGCCAGGTCCCGCTGGTGGTGGGCGAGCAGGTGTACCGCCACGTGCCGGGCCCGGGCCACGGTGGGCCAACTGGAGGAGCCGAGACGCAGGCAGAACGACACGATCGGCGGATCCAGCGACACCGAGGTGAACGAGGTGGCGGTGAAGCCGACCGGCGGCGGACCCGGCGCGGTGACCACGGTGACGGTGCTGGCCTGGTGGCGCAGCAGGGCACGCAACGCGTCCACGTCGGCGTCCGCCGGCAATGACACGTCGGCGTCCGCCGGCACCGGCACGTCGGCGGGCGGGATCATGCGCTCTCCTCCCCGGAGCCCCGGCCGGCCGGTGCGGGCAGGGTCGGCTGCCGCTCGTACGGGATCTGCTCGCCGGCCTCGACCGCGACCGGCAGCCGGTTCTCCGGCGGGGGCAGCGGGCAGGTGGCGAAGTCGGTGTACGCGCAGGGCAGGTTGACCGCCCGGTTAAAGTCCAGGGTCACCCGGCCGTCCGGGCCCGGCGGGTCGACCGCCAGCCACCGGTTCGCCGGGTACGTGGTGACGCCCGAGGTGGCGTCGGTGAACAGGATGGACAGCCCCAGACCGGGGGCCAGGCCCTCGAACACGGTCAGGCTCAGCGGCAGCCCGTCCACCTCGAACCCGACCCGGCCCAGGGCGTGGTAGACGTGCTCGAGCCCCTCGACGGTCGCGCCGACACTGGTCGGTCGGGGCGGCTCGTACGGCACGAACCGG
Proteins encoded in this region:
- a CDS encoding flavin reductase family protein; the protein is MIPPADVPVPADADVSLPADADVDALRALLRHQASTVTVVTAPGPPPVGFTATSFTSVSLDPPIVSFCLRLGSSSWPTVARARHVAVHLLAHHQRDLARTFATSGLDRFAAPTGWRTGPEGVPILDDTLAWLVCRVVDRVAVGDHAIVLAEPELLRHADVGSPLLYHRGRYAGLPDTDPTSRRAA
- a CDS encoding DUF1684 domain-containing protein; translated protein: MTTAAPTSFVRDWQEWRRRRDAQLAAPHGFLAVTGLHWLTSTPHRLPDAPGEWQTGPAGVVVTLSAGEEIVVADRPVRHRYEFGPISERGGVTVGVEGGVVEVARRGGRDVVRPRRPDHPLRTGYRGTPTYPPDPRWVRDGRFVPYEPPRPTSVGATVEGLEHVYHALGRVGFEVDGLPLSLTVFEGLAPGLGLSILFTDATSGVTTYPANRWLAVDPPGPDGRVTLDFNRAVNLPCAYTDFATCPLPPPENRLPVAVEAGEQIPYERQPTLPAPAGRGSGEESA